A stretch of Camelina sativa cultivar DH55 chromosome 18, Cs, whole genome shotgun sequence DNA encodes these proteins:
- the LOC104760826 gene encoding uncharacterized protein At5g48480-like: MAQDDVTAAGANGGATTAAVVEKPVTFTAFKTTLIVEAQKVSDAVTFYKSAFGAIESGQSLYPKRKLDQELPHVLSSELNLAGSSLVVRDVTTLSGFNAKPEGTTMTLTLETDDVEAAIAKAVSAGAGKVEVTEVETEGGVQGKVTDPFGFTWIFSAPAKKIENAAVNDENKEV; the protein is encoded by the exons ATGGCTCAAGATGATGTTACTGCTGCTGGTGCTAACGGAGGAGCCACGACGGCGGCGGTTGTGGAGAAACCTGTTACCTTCACCGCTTTCAAGACGACGTTGATCGTTGAAGCTCAGAAAGTCAGCGACGCTGTTACGTTCTACAAATCTGCTTTCGGTGCGATCGAGTCTGGTCAGAGTCTTTACCCTAAGCGTAAGCTTGACCAAGAGCTTCCTCATGTTCTCTCTTCTGAGCTCAACCTCGCTGGTTCTTCCCTCGTTGTCCGTGACGTCACCACTCTTTCTGGTTTCAA TGCGAAACCGGAAGGTACGACGATGACTCTAACCCTCGAGACAGATGATGTTGAAGCAGCCATTGCGAAAGCTGTGTCCGCGGGAGCTGGGAAAGTGGAGGTTACGGAGGTGGAGACTGAAGGAGGTGTTCAAGGAAAAGTCACGGATCCGTTTGGTTTCACTTGGATCTTCTCTGCTCCGGCGAAGAAGATTGAGAACGCCGCCGTGAACGACGAGAACAAAGAGGTTTAG
- the LOC104760827 gene encoding putative lipid-transfer protein DIR1 has product MASKKAATAIIVMMVMIMAMLVDRSVAIDLCGMTQDELNECKPAVTKGNPTSPSQLCCTALQHADFACLCGYKNSPWLGSFGVDPELASGLPKECGIPNAPTC; this is encoded by the coding sequence atggcGAGCAAGAAGGCAGCTACGGCTATAAttgtgatgatggtgatgataatGGCTATGCTAGTCGATAGGTCAGTAGCGATTGACCTCTGTGGCATGACCCAGGATGAGTTGAATGAGTGCAAACCAGCGGTGACCAAGGGGAATCCAACAAGCCCATCACAGCTTTGCTGTACGGCTCTGCAACATGCCGACTTCGCGTGTCTTTGTGGATACAAGAACTCTCCATGGCTCGGTTCTTTCGGTGTAGATCCCGAACTTGCTTCTGGTCTCCCCAAAGAGTGTGGCATACCCAACGCCCCAACTTGTTAA
- the LOC104763226 gene encoding uncharacterized protein LOC104763226, whose translation MLQSIHLRFPSTPSSQSQRESLIVPSIICSIPFSSCSFRPKQTKKLKRLVQFCAPYEVGGGYTDEELFERYGTQQNQTNVEDKLDPSEYEALLKGGEQVTSVLEEMITLLTDMNMNEASENVAVELAAQGVIGKRVDEMESGFMMALDYMIQLADKDQDDKRKSLLEVVKETVLSHLTKKCPPHVQVIGLLCRTPKKESRHELLRRVAAGGGAFESENGTKLHIPGANLNDIANQADDLLETMETRPVIPDRKLLARLVLIREEARNMMGVGILDERNDRGFTTLPESEVNFLSKLVALKPGKTVQQMIQNVMQGKDEGADDLSKEDESSTQEKRPSGLNGRGSVTGRKPLPVRPGMFLETVTKASIKSQKCW comes from the exons ATGTTACAGTCAATTCATCTTCGTTTCCCCTCAACCCCATCATCACAATCTCAAAGAGAATCTCTAATCGTCCCATCGATTATTTGCTCCATTCCTTTCTCATCTTGTTCTTTCCGTccaaaacaaaccaagaaattGAAGCGTCTGGTTCAATTTTGCGCTCCTTACGAAGTTGGAGGTGGATACACCGATGAAGAATTGTTCGAAAGATACGGGACTCAGCAAAATCAAACTAATGTCGAGGATAAGTTAGATCCATCTGAGTATGAAGCTTTGCTTAAAGGAGGCGAACAAGTCACCTCCGTTCTTGAAGAAATGATTACCCTC TTGACAGATATGAATATGAATGAAGCATCTGAGAATGTTGCTGTAGAATTGGCTGCACAAGGAGTTATAGGGAAAAGAGTTGATGAAATGGAGTCAGGGTTTATGATGGCCCTTGATTACATGATCCAACTTGCAGACAAGGACCAAGACGATAAG AGGAAGTCTTTACTAGAGGTCGTCAAGGAGACTGTCTTATCTCATCTCACCAAAAAATGCCCTCCTCAT GTCCAGGTGATTGGTTTACTCTGTAGAACCCCTAAAAAGGAAAGTAGACATGAGCTGTTGCGTAGGGTGGCCGCAGGTGGTGGGGCTTTTGAAAGTGAGAATGGTACTAAACTTCATATACCCGGAGCAAATCTAAATGACATAGCTAACCAGGCTGATGACTTGCTAGAG ACTATGGAAACAAGGCCAGTTATTCCGGATCGAAAACTACTAGCGAGGCTTGTTTTGATTAGAGAGGAAGCGCGAAATATGATGGGAGTAGGTATACTTGATGAGAGAAATGACCGAGGTTTCACAACTCTGCCTGAATCAGAG GTGAATTTCTTAAGCAAATTGGTAGCTCTGAAACCTGGAAAGACTGTCCAGCAAATGATCCAGAATGTAATGCAAGGGAAAGATGAAGGTGCAGATGATCTTAGCAAAGAAGACGAATCTTCTACCCAAGAGAAAAGACCGAGTGGATTAAATGGAAGG GGAAGCGTTACAGGAAGAAAACCATTACCAGTAAGGCCAGGAATGTTTCTAGAGACTGTCACAAAG GCATCAATTAAATCTCAAAAGTgctggtaa